Proteins encoded together in one Desulfobacterales bacterium window:
- a CDS encoding VWA domain-containing protein, translated as MLNFVRGQKIKLSDITKANLIQVGIFVNAPVSVTLDISCFGIDTQNKLSDDRYFIFYNQKSSPCGSIKSLGAVAGDNEQIQIDLSKLPSFINKLVFVITIDGNGVMSQINNGYLRLIEKSNEVMRFSFLGTDFQNEKAIIVGEIYLKDVWRFSAVGQGFNGGLSALLKHFGGEEITTPSHQPQSIKTTSTMPSSKPSTEDIKINKKVSLEKRLEKEAPHLVSLAKILTVSLEKKKLLDTTAKVALVLDASGSMSTQYSRGDLQLVLDKIVPLSVHFDDDGELETWAFAEKKKKLTSVTTKNVKKYVNKEWGGWGQWMRKLNASYNNEPVVMKEIVETYKNSKLPSYVIFISDGGVGYDNEIERIIVESSKYPIFWQFVGLGGSNYGILERFDTMKGRLVDNCNFFALDNIHSISNTELYEKLLNEFPDWLQNAQNKKII; from the coding sequence ATGTTAAATTTTGTCAGAGGTCAAAAAATAAAATTATCAGATATAACGAAAGCAAACTTAATACAAGTAGGAATTTTTGTTAATGCTCCAGTAAGTGTTACATTAGATATCTCATGTTTTGGAATAGATACTCAAAATAAGCTTTCAGATGACAGATATTTTATTTTTTATAATCAAAAATCATCTCCTTGCGGTTCAATAAAAAGCTTAGGAGCTGTAGCTGGAGACAATGAACAAATTCAAATCGATTTATCAAAATTGCCTTCATTTATTAATAAATTAGTTTTTGTTATCACTATTGATGGAAATGGAGTCATGTCTCAAATAAATAATGGATATTTACGATTAATTGAAAAATCAAATGAAGTGATGCGTTTTTCCTTTTTAGGAACTGACTTTCAGAATGAAAAAGCAATTATTGTCGGAGAAATTTATTTAAAAGATGTATGGAGATTTTCGGCTGTAGGACAGGGTTTCAACGGTGGATTAAGTGCATTATTAAAACATTTCGGAGGAGAGGAAATAACTACTCCTTCACATCAGCCTCAGTCAATTAAAACAACATCTACTATGCCATCATCTAAGCCTTCTACTGAAGACATTAAGATAAATAAAAAAGTATCTCTTGAAAAAAGATTAGAAAAAGAGGCTCCTCATTTGGTTAGTTTAGCTAAAATATTAACTGTATCATTAGAAAAGAAAAAACTTCTTGATACTACAGCAAAAGTAGCTTTAGTTCTTGATGCTTCTGGTTCTATGTCTACCCAATATTCAAGAGGTGATTTACAATTGGTTCTTGATAAAATAGTCCCGTTATCAGTTCATTTTGATGACGATGGAGAATTAGAAACATGGGCTTTTGCAGAAAAGAAAAAAAAATTAACATCCGTTACTACTAAAAATGTTAAGAAATATGTAAATAAAGAATGGGGAGGATGGGGGCAATGGATGCGTAAACTTAACGCTTCTTATAACAATGAGCCTGTAGTAATGAAAGAAATTGTAGAAACATATAAAAATTCTAAGTTACCATCTTATGTAATTTTTATAAGCGATGGAGGTGTAGGTTATGATAACGAAATAGAAAGAATAATAGTAGAATCATCTAAATATCCAATATTTTGGCAATTTGTTGGTTTAGGTGGGTCAAATTATGGTATTTTAGAACGTTTTGATACAATGAAAGGAAGATTAGTTGATAATTGTAATTTTTTTGCATTAGATAACATTCATAGCATTTCAAACACCGAACTATATGAAAAACTTTTGAATGAATTTCCTGATTGGTTGCAAAATGCTCAAAATAAAAAAATTATTTAA